The Candida albicans SC5314 chromosome 5, complete sequence genome includes a region encoding these proteins:
- the SPR28 gene encoding Spr28p (Septin; similar to S. cerevisiae meiotic/sporulation septin; mutant has no obvious phenotype; two introns with noncanonical branch site and 5' splice site, respectively; splicing inhibited upon exposure to alpha-factor) — MTSNNRRSVYIVSRFSVCFSFTYNQKWLQTKQNKTKQTNKKRESSTVNPTSPSTTLDSNHMIYTAEQIRHKKKLKKGINFNLLVVGVNDLGKKTFINTLINQPYYQINQPIPNTSHSSIAGTSNSEFSENSSNNNEFSIETNSFECCPRSIPIKLKISVTNNFGFNVHNDSHGDTLLSFIENKHRAILHEELKICRNPNLQDNRLHLGLYFINANVKGLSKFDISMMTKICHRINLLPIIAKRDGLTDIELIQCKHAINRDISENKIQIFNFLSKSNDDAGADAGADANADHHYKRDGDIEEYMTLSAKEYNYLSELNKSIPFAIIGSNSIVGDPQNEIVRNTKWGSIQIEDKNICDFKILKNIIFETHLQEFKDVTVEKIYEKFRVEQLIKN; from the exons ATGACAAGCAATAATCGTAGGTCAGTTTATATAGTAAGCAGATTCCTGGTTTGCTTTTCATTTACTTACAACCAAAAGTGGTTGCaaaccaaacaaaacaaaaccaaacaaacaaacaaaaaaagagaacTGTCAACTGTTAATCCCACTTCTCCATCAACTACTCTTGATTCCAACCACATGATTTATACTGCTGAACAGATTAGACataagaagaaattgaagaaaggaatcaatttcaacttgTTAGTTGTAGGAGTAAACGACTTGGGAAAGAAAACATTTATCAATacattaattaatcaaccatattatcaaatcaacCAACCAATTCCAAATACATCACATTCAAGCATAGCAGGCACAAGCAATAGTGAATTTTCTGAAAACtcttctaataataatgaattttcaattgaaaccaaTTCATTTG AATGTTGTCCAAGATCAATACCAATTAAACTTAAAATCTCAGTTACTAATaattttggatttaatGTTCATAATGATTCTCATGGTGATactttattatcatttattgaaaataaacatCGAGCAATTTTAcatgaagaattgaaaatttgtcGAAATCCAAATTTACAAGATAATAGACTTCATCTTggattatattttattaatgCCAATGTTAAAGG attatcaaaatttgatatttctaTGATGACAAAGATATGTCATcgaatcaatttattaccaATAATTGCTAAACGAGATGGATTAACtgatattgaattaattCAATGTAAACATGCCATCAATAGAGATATACTGGAAAATAAGattcaaatattcaatttcttaTCTAAACTGAATGATGATGCTGGTGCTGATGCTGGTGCTGATGCTAATGCTGATCATCATTATAAACGAGATGgtgatattgaagaatatatGACTTTATCAGCTAAAGAATATAATTATCTTAgtgaattgaataaatcaattccaTTTGCTATTATTGGATcgaattcaattgttggtGACCCACAAAATGAGATTGTTAGAAATACTAAATGGGGAAGTATCCAAATTGaagataaaaatatttgtgattttaaaatattgaaaaatataatatttgaaactcatttacaagaatttaAAGATGTTACTGTTGAAAAGatatatgaaaaatttagagttgaacaattgattaaaaattga
- the UTP13 gene encoding Utp13p (Putative U3 snoRNA-associated protein; Hap43-induced; repressed in core stress response; physically interacts with TAP-tagged Nop1) produces MDVLKTTYAHTDIEPIYVGGTSASISTSNGELLLATPLNEDVIITNLDTNEIIYKIPGDGEVITNLTITPDGSYLAMISQSQLLRIFDLNKGSVIKNFKLPSPVYISSVDSTSSLFAFGGSDGVITVWDIENGYVTHSLKGHGTTICSLTFHGELNSQDWRLASGDTMGTVKIWDLVKRRCIHTLKDHNTAVRGVGFDQDGDLFISGGRDNVVIIYNTKNFKTINTFPINEQIEAAGFVSLIDDRQYFYTGGSENVLKIWDIKSGEMIGRSPIPLKTNEELLIIDVIKLYNNNLYLVISDQTLIELDLQELTPGHGHGHGQGDEIVEFPIVKRIAGNQGIIADIKYVGPEFNLLAMATNSPALRIVDIEKPLELRVYEGHTDILNAVDVSTDGKWIATASKDNEARLWRWNGELQDFEPFARFQGHAGAITAISLSKSQNEPKFLVTGSTDLTIKKWKIPNTPNSIVKTSEYTRRAHDKDINSIDVSPNDEYFATASYDKLGKVWQTDSGETIGVLKGHKRGLWDINFYKFDKLIVTGSGDKTIKVWSLLDFSCKKTLEGHTNSVQRVKFFNREHPQLLSCGADGLIKLWDYKQGEIIKSLDNHDQRIWAMDLKNDGEYFTTADADGKLSFWTDNTEEEVKFKELQAKEKIEQEQSLSNYIKNKDWSNAFLLALTLDHSMRLYNVIKSSIETNDDKDSIIGSFSLENTISLLDDGQLVKLFKKIRDWNVNFKFFEISQKLLNVVLNNFAVDKLTEVPGLMKIMESIIPYNERHYNRIEEMVEQTYVLDYTVEQMNKLIA; encoded by the coding sequence ATGGATGTTCTAAAAACAACATATGCACATACTGACATTGAACCAATTTATGTTGGTGGGACAAGTGCCAGTATTTCTACTTCCAACggtgaattattattagccACTCCATTAAATGAAGATGTTATAATTACCAATTTAGACACCAATGAAATAATATACAAAATTCCTGGTGATGGAGAAGTTATCACTAATTTAACAATCACCCCTGATGGGTCCTATTTAGCGATGATATCACAATCTCAATTATTAAGAATTTTTGATCTCAACAAAGGCTCagtaattaaaaattttaaattacCATCACCAGTATACATTTCTAGTGTTGATTCTACATCTAGTTTATTTGCCTTTGGTGGTTCTGATGGGGTTATCACTGTATgggatattgaaaatggtTATGTTACTCATTCATTGAAAGGTCATGGGACAACAATTTGTTCATTAACTTTCCATGGTGAATTGAATTCTCAAGATTGGAGATTAGCTAGTGGTGATACGATGGGTACAGTTAAAATTTGGGATTTGGTGAAAAGAAGATGTATTCATACTTTAAAAGATCACAATACGGCCGTTAGAGGAGTTGGATTTGATCAAGATGGTGATTTATTCATATCGGGTGGTAGAGACAATGTGGTGATTATTTACAACACCaagaatttcaaaacaataaatacatttccaataaatgaacaaattgaagCAGCAGGGTTTGTTagtttaattgatgatagacaatatttttatacTGGTGGACTGGAAaatgttttgaaaatatggGATATCAAATCAGGAGAAATGATAGGTAGATCACCTATCCCATTAAAGACcaatgaagaattattaattattgatgTCATAAAattgtataataataatttatatttagtGATTAGTGATCAAACTTTGATTGAACTAGatttacaagaattaaCACCAGGTCATGGTCATGGTCATGGTCAAGgtgatgaaattgttgaattccCCATTGTGAAAAGAATTGCCGGAAATCAAGGTATTATCGCTGACATTAAATATGTTGGTCCTGAATTCAATCTCTTAGCAATGGCAACAAATTCTCCAGCATTGagaattgttgatattgagaAACCATTGGAATTGAGAGTGTATGAGGGACATACAGATATTCTTAATGCTGTTGATGTATCTACTGATGGTAAATGGATAGCCACTGCTTCTAAAGATAATGAAGCTAGATTATGGCGTTGGAATGGTGAATTACAAGATTTTGAACCATTTGCTAGATTCCAAGGTCATGCTGGCGCTATCACTGCCATTAGTTTATCTAAATCACAAAATGAACCCAAATTTTTAGTCACTGGATCGACTGATTTAACGAttaaaaaatggaaaataCCAAATACACCGAATTCCATAGTGAAAACTTCAGAATACACTAGAAGAGCTCATGATAAAGATATTAATTCCATTGATGTTTCACCTAATGATGAATATTTTGCTACTGCTTCGTATGATAAGTTGGGGAAAGTATGGCAAACTGATAGTGGAGAAACTATTGGGGTTTTAAAAGGTCATAAACGTGGATTATGGgatataaatttttataaatttgataaattgatagTCACTGGAAGTGGAgataaaacaattaaagTTTGGTCATTATTGGATTTTTCATGTAAGAAAACATTAGAAGGACATACTAATTCGGTTCAAAGagtgaaatttttcaatagaGAACATCctcaattattatcatgTGGTGCTGATGGATTGATTAAACTTTGGGATTATAAACAAGgagaaattattaaatcttTGGATAATCATGATCAAAGAATTTGGGCCatggatttgaaaaatgatggAGAATATTTCACTACTGCTGATGCCGATGGGAAATTAAGCTTTTGGACAGATAATACTGAAGAAGAGGTCAAATTTAAAGAATTACAAgctaaagaaaaaatagagCAAGAACAAAGTTTGAGTAACtatatcaaaaataaagattGGAGTAATGCCTTTTTATTGGCATTGACTTTGGATCATTCAATGAGATTATATAATGTGATCAAATCTAGtattgaaacaaatgatgataaagatTCTATAATTGGGTCATTTAGCTTAGAGAATACTATAAGTTTATTGGATGATGGACAATTGGTTAAATTGTTTAAGAAAATCCGTGATTGGAAtgtcaatttcaaattctttgaAATCAGTCAAAAGTTATTGAATGTGGTGTTGAACAATTTTGCTGTGGATAAATTAACTGAAGTTCCAGGtttgatgaagattatGGAGAGCATTATACCTTATAATGAACGTCATTATAATAGAATTGAGGAAATGGTGGAACAGACATATGTTTTGGATTATACTGTTGaacaaatgaataaacTAATTGCATAG
- the UAP1 gene encoding UDP-N-acetylglucosamine diphosphorylase (UDP-N-acetylglucosamine pyrophosphorylase, catalyzes biosynthesis of UDP-N-acetylglucosamine from UTP and N-acetylglucosamine 1-phosphate; functional homolog of S. cerevisiae Qri1p; alkaline upregulated), producing MTVKSQHPIIDSFKQANQDQLFQYYDSLTINQQQEFIDQLSTIEEPAKLISTVEQAIQFSQTNSTSRNFTQLPNEQTASTLDLSKDILQNWTELGLKAIGNGEVAVLLMAGGQGTRLGSSAPKGCFNIELPSQKSLFQIQAEKILKIEQLAQQYLKSTEKPIINWYIMTSGPTRNATESFFIENNYFGLNSHQVIFFNQGTLPCFNLQGNKILLESKNSICQSPDGNGGLYKALKDNGILDDLNSKGIKHIHMYCVDNCLVKVADPIFIGFAIAKKFDLATKVVRKRDANESVGLIVLDQDNQKPCVIEYSEISQELANKKDPQDSSKLFLRAANIVNHYYSVEFLNKMIPKWISSQKYLPFHIAKKKIPSLNLENGEFYKPTEPNGIKLEQFIFDVFPSVELNKFGCLEVDRLDEFSPLKNADGAKNDTPTTCRNHYLERSSKWVIQNGGVIDNQGLVEVDSKTSYGGEGLEFVNGKHFKNGDII from the coding sequence TCAACTTTTCCAATATTATGATTCATTGacaataaatcaacaacaagaatttaTAGATCAATTGTCAACTATTGAAGAACCAgctaaattgatttctaCTGTGGAACAAGCGATTCAATTTTCTCAAACCAATTCTACATCAAGAAATTTCACTCAATTACCTAATGAACAAACAGCATCAACTTTAGATTTATCAAAAGACATTTTACAAAATTGGACCGAATTAGGTTTAAAAGCCATTGGTAATGGAGAAGTTGCCGTTTTATTGATGGCAGGAGGTCAAGGAACTAGATTAGGTTCAAGTGCTCCCAAAGGTTGttttaatattgaattacCATCacaaaaatcattatttcaaattcaagctgaaaaaattttgaaaattgaacaattagctcaacaatatttgaaatcgACTGAAAAaccaattattaattggtATATTATGACTAGTGGTCCTACTAGAAATGCTACTGAatcatttttcattgaaaataattattttggTTTAAATTCTCATCAagtgatttttttcaatcaaggAACGTTGCCATGTTTTAATTTACAAGGCAATAAAATCTTATTAGaactgaaaaattcaatttgtcaATCACCCGATGGTAATGGTGGATTATATAAGGCATTAAAAGATAATGGAATACTAgatgatttgaattctAAGGGCATCAAACATATTCATATGTATTgtgttgataattgtttAGTTAAAGTTGCTGATCCAATTTTCATTGGATTTGCCATTgccaaaaaatttgatttggcAACAAAAGTGGTTAGAAAAAGAGACGCTAATGAAAGTGTTGgattaattgttttagATCAAGATAATCAAAAACCTTGTGTTATTGAATATAGTGAAATTTCTCAAGAATTGGCTAACAAAAAAGACCCTCAAGATTCttctaaattatttttaagaGCTGCTAATATTGttaatcattattattcagtggaatttttaaataaaatgattCCTAAATGGATTTCATctcaaaaatatttaccaTTCCATATagctaaaaagaaaatcccaagtttgaatttagaaaatGGAGAATTTTATAAACCAACTGAACCAAATGGTATTAAATTAGAACAATTCATTTTCGATGTTTTCCCATCAGTcgaattaaataaatttggttGTTTAGAAGTCGATCGTTTAGATGAATTTTCTCCATTGAAAAACGCCGATGGTGCTAAAAATGATACTCCAACAACTTGTAGAAATCATTACCTTGAAAGAAGTTCCAAATGGGTTATTCAAAATGGTGGAGTTATCGATAATCAAGGATTAGTTGAAGTTGATAGTAAAACTAGTTATGGTGGTGAAGGTTTAGAATTTGTTAATGGTAaacatttcaaaaatggCGATATTATTTAA
- a CDS encoding uncharacterized protein (Has domain(s) with predicted ATP binding, protein kinase activity and role in protein phosphorylation), whose protein sequence is MFRQSLIYMNRPKKSVKSIYFHRYMNTKIPITSFKPINPRPKPKPKPKPKLKFKLKPQGKFRPLVYGVAIVATGLGTAYYIDNHYYSSLMTRSVRAVYVLLWIAYAYGFNSNSYQNIDDLHEIASDKLLHLLTTNKGLYIKLGQAIANQGNLFPLAYQKKFPQLYDQAPVQSWQDIDRILKENLGDDYQIRLFETINHEPIASASIAQVHYGKLKNGEEVAIKVQHGYIEKQVVVDLMIYRFISKVYEKVFDIPLSMFTKYISEQLIKETDFVHEMQNSEKLKKFIDKDSSLKYDNIKLPKNYPHLTTKQVLTAEWINGIPLTNKQTLLDQNYDLTLIMKQYIKLFGRQIFEYGFIHSDPHPGNLLVRFDSKNKQQLVLIDHGLYITLSDSFRLQYCNLWRYLFSLNTKGIEQIGREWGISSIDLFATVVQLRPVLLSPEVQSNANANANANKNEDEDNRNISDLFRDFIGDQKKFPGELPFLSRTMRMIQNLNQSFGSPVNRINLLTKESINALLQEKDLKFGNYWDLVRIKITLLLSGFMFYIVRLRQILSGDRFGGKGKGLEDYIEMYMQNTAKSLGMEWI, encoded by the coding sequence ATGTTTAGACAatcattgatttatatGAATCGGCCAAAGAAACTGGtcaaatcaatatatttCCATCGTTATATGAATACTAAAATACCAATCACTAGTTTCAAACCCATTAACCCCAGACCTAAACCTAAACCTAAACCTAAACCCAAACTCAAATTCAAACTCAAACCGCAAGGTAAATTCCGACCATTGGTGTATGGTGTAGCCATTGTTGCTACAGGGTTGGGAACGGCTTACTATATTGACaaccattattattcatcATTAATGACACGTTCAGTAAGAGCAGTATATGTATTATTATGGATAGCCTATGCATATGGgttcaattccaattcttaCCAAAACATTGATGATTTGCATGAAATTGCTtctgataaattattacatTTATTAACTACCAACAAAGGGTTATATATTAAATTAGGACAAGCAATTGCCAATCAAGGGAATCTTTTCCCACTTGCttatcaaaagaaattccCACAATTGTATGATCAAGCCCCAGTACAAAGTTGGCAAGACATTGATCGGATTTTAAAGGAAAATTTGGGTGatgattatcaaattcGATTATTTGAAACCATTAATCATGAACCTATTGCCAGTGCATCGATTGCTCAAGTTCATTATgggaaattgaaaaatggagAAGAAGTTGCCATAAAAGTTCAACATGGTTATATTGAGAAACAAgtggttgttgatttaatgatttatcgATTTATTTCCAAAGTATATGAAAAAGTGTTTGATATTCCTTTGAGTATGTTTACGAAATATATATctgaacaattgattaaagaaACTGATTTTGTTCATGAAATGCAAAATtctgaaaaattgaaaaaattcattgataAAGATTCAAGTTTGAAATATGATAATATAAAACTTCCTAAAAATTATCCTCATTTAACAACTAAACAGGTGCTTACTGCCGAATGGATAAATGGAATTCCATTAactaataaacaaacattATTGGATCAAAACTATGATTTAACTTTAATTATGAAACAGTatataaaattatttggtAGACAGATTTTTGAATATGGTTTTATCCATTCTGATCCTCATCCAGGAAATTTATTGGTTCGATTTGATTCCAAgaataaacaacaattggTTTTAATCGATCATGGATTGTACATTACGTTATCGGATTCATTTAGGTTACAATATTGTAATCTTTGGCGCTATTTGTTTCTGTTGAATACTAAAGgtattgaacaaattggTAGAGAATGGGGGATATCTtctattgatttatttgctACAGTGGTGCAATTACGACCCGTATTACTTAGTCCTGAAGTACAAAGCAATGCAAATGCAAATGCAAAtgcaaataaaaatgaagatgaagataatcGTAATATATCTGATTTATTCCGAGATTTTATAGGTgatcaaaagaaatttccTGGTGAACTCCCATTTTTATCAAGAACAATGAGAATGATACAAAATTTAAACCAAAGTTTTGGAAGTCCAGTAAATagaattaatttattaaccaAAGAGCTGATTAATGCATTATTACAAGAGAaggatttgaaatttggaaattattGGGATCTTGTTAGAATAAAAATCACATTATTGTTGTCAGGATTCATGTTTTATATTGTTAGATTAAGACAAATATTATCTGGTGATAGATTTGGTGGTAAAGGTAAGGGATTAGAAGATTATATTGAAATGTATATGCAAAACACTGCAAAATCATTAGGAATGGAATGGATTTAG
- the MNN13 gene encoding Mnn13p (Predicted alpha-1,3-mannosyltransferase activity with a role in protein glycosylation; regulated by Sef1p-, Sfu1p-, and Hap43p), with product MIKPILGTKKIRRVICIIIGLFCILLLIGIFKHNSTNSVNNEASNFTVDFEEPSYTFPKTVLFENNNNLDDLLLAKKNNWKFQSNVYNQLFMDHSIESVLSLSFNQRCELLIRNIISQKVSWIFDPLETFEINYESEDYIQFIQQEGIKLNKKFEKIKNNLKFKTSLNNFIKDEYKIIRSKQYEQKIIDQLTILRIFNKCFIKNGSKDQNDLVDRIIQEQQKLVTKANSAANGQSELELELKLKLKLTENEKMVSELVEDYVTLGKRVYPWISQRFPFYERWNGDSYYYPPNYEEIFKDKNEPLKSERSTVRDSTSSPSIFLNQFKDASNGKGIVLSITEKHIDDTINLIRLLRALNNKLPIQIIYFNDISQSSKTKIIKAAREEINNFPKSYEKVYHGKQPSVPPSPPPPQEVWFVNIYESINPQHRNLFAKFDFKLLASLFNSFNEFMLIDADTILMKSPEFFFNHQSYQQTGAFFFKDRSPLLKRPITDGEFLIKMGPSSIDSIMFDIPMMTQYTTHRELFKGLRLYMESGLVMIDKQRRRHFNSILMMNQLKFIHPISNSMWGDKELFWLGFAINGDENYKFNNHFAAAIGQLTSNQYNKDRRTPLKSKEICSSHPGHISDEDDRSLLWFNSGFRFCHEANNIDYQEETKNNVILKFLNGRHPLEFKKYYSDPLRITHAIVPPLNKNFQKMYNYDEEPTDGWTSEPNCNKYMWCAYSSIGGRTGPEETSHKETLDGLLVEYTPEEIAYFNYLGDVWVGKY from the coding sequence ATGATCAAACCAATATTGggaaccaaaaaaataagaagAGTAATATGTATCATCATCGGTTTATTTTGTATACTACTATTGATAGGCATATTCAAACACAATTCCACTAATTCAGTCAACAATGAAGCTTCAAATTTTACGGTTGACTTTGAAGAGCCACTGTATACTTTCCCTAAGACGGTGCtatttgaaaacaacaacaatttggatgatttattattagcaaagaagaataattGGAAGTTTCAATCCAATGTATACAACCAATTGTTTATGGATCATTCAATTGAGTCGGTTTTATCACTATCATTTAATCAAAGATGTGAATTATTGATTCGTAACATAATATCTCAAAAAGTATCATGGATATTTGATCCATTAGAaacttttgaaatcaattatgAATCAGAAgattatattcaatttattcaacaagaaggaataaagttgaataaaaaatttgaaaagattaagaacaatttgaaatttaagacttcattgaataatttcataaaagatgaatataaaatcatcagatcaaaacaatatgaacaaaaaataattgatcaattgacaATTCTTCGAATCTTTAATAAATGTTTCATTAAGAATGGCTCAAAGGATCAAAATGATTTAGTTGATAGAATAAttcaagaacaacaaaaattagtTACCAAAGCTAATTCAGCTGCTAATGGACAActggaattggaattggaattgaaattgaaattgaaattaactgaaaatgaaaaaatggTACTGGAATTAGTAGAAGATTATGTTACTTTAGGAAAACGTGTTTATCCATGGATATCACAACGATTTCCATTTTATGAACGTTGGAATGGTGATTCATACTATTATCCACCCAATTATGAAGAGATTTTTAAAGATAAGAACGAACCCCTTAAAAGTGAACGTTCAACAGTTCGAGATCTGACATCATCACCactgatttttttgaatcaatttaaagATGCTTCTAATGGGAAAGGTATAGTTTTATCAATCACTGAAAAACATATTGATGACACAATTAATCTTATTCGATTGTTAAGAGCTTTGAATAACAAATTACCGAtccaaattatttattttaatgatatttCACAAAgttcaaaaacaaagataATAAAAGCAGCTAGAgaagaaatcaacaatttcccCAAATCATATGAAAAAGTATACCATGGTAAACAACCTAGTGTCccaccatcaccaccaccaccacaagaAGTTTGGTTTGTCAATATTTatgaatcaataaatcCGCAACATAGGAATTTATTTgcaaaatttgattttaaattattagcttcacttttcaattcatttaatgaGTTTATGTTGATTGATGCCGATACAATCTTGATGAAATCACCAgaatttttcttcaatcaTCAATCATATCAACAAACTGGagcattttttttcaaagatcGGTCACCATTACTTAAACGTCCAATAACCGATGGAGAATTTCTTATCAAAATGGGACCATCATCAATCGATTCAATTATGTTTGATATCCCAATGATGACACAATATACAACCCATAGAGAGTTGTTTAAAGGGTTACGTCTATATATGGAATCAGGATTAGTTATGATAGATAAACAACGACGACGtcatttcaattcaattttaatgatgaatcaacttaaattcattcatccaatttccaattcaatGTGGGGGGATAAAGAATTGTTTTGGTTAGGATTTGCCATCAATGGTGatgaaaattataaatttaataatcatTTTGCTGCAGCAATTGGTCAATTAActtcaaatcaatataataaagACAGAAGAACCCCATTAAAATCTAAAGAAATATGTTCTTCACATCCGGGTCATATaagtgatgaagatgatcGAAGTTTATTATGGTTTAATTCAGGATTTAGGTTTTGTCATGAAGCAAACaatattgattatcaaGAAGAGACTAAAAATAATgtaatattgaaatttcttAATGGTCGTCATCCATTGGAATTTAAGAAATATTATTCTGATCCTTTACGAATTACTCATGCAATTGTACCACCTTTGAATaagaattttcaaaaaatgtATAATTATGATGAAGAACCTACTGATGGATGGACATCAGAACCAAATTGTAACAAATACATGTGGTGTGCATATTCAAGTATAGGTGGTCGAACCGGACCCGAAGAAACTAGTCATAAAGAGACACTAGATGGTTTATTGGTTGAGTATACCCCTGAAGAAATTGCATATTTCAATTACTTAGGAGATGTATGGGTtggaaaatattaa